The following are from one region of the Synechococcus sp. CBW1108 genome:
- the psaA gene encoding photosystem I core protein PsaA has product MTISPPERGEKAKAMVDRNPVPATFELFGKPGHFDRSLAKGPKTTTWVWNLHANAHDFDSHTSDLEEVSRNIFSAHFGHLAVIFIWLSGAFFHGARFSNYTGWLTDPLHVKPSAQVVWPIFGQEILNGDMGAGFHGIQITSGVFHVWRAWGITNETQLLSLAIGALVMAGLMLNAGVFHYHKAAPKLEWFQNVESMLNHHLAGLLGLGSLSWTGHLLHVSLPTNALMEAIDAGQPLVLNGKTIATYGDIPLPHEFLNQDLIAQIFPGFGAGISAFFSGNWAAYSDFLTFKGGLNPVTGSLWMTDIAHHHLAIAVLFIVAGHMYRTNWGIGHSIKEILEGQKGDPLLFPAPKGHDGLFEFMTTSWHAQLAVNLALLGSLTIIVAHHMYAMPPYPYIGIDYPTQLSIFTHHTWIGGFLIVGAGAHAAIAMIRDYDPAKHVDNVLDRVLKARDALISHLNWVCIWLGFHSFGLYIHNDTMRALGRPQDMFSDSAIALKPVFAQWVQGLHAAAAGTTAPNALAGVSEVFNGAVVAVGGKVAAGPIPLGTADFMVHHIHAFTIHVTVLILLKGVLYARSSRLVPDKANLGFRFPCDGPGRGGTCQVSAWDHVFLGLFWMYNSLSIVIFHFSWKMQSDVWGTVNADGSVQHITNGNFAQSAITINGWLRDFLWAQAAQVINSYGSSSSAYGLMFLGAHFIWAFSLMFLFSGRGYWQELIESIVWAHNKLRVAPAIQPRALSITQGRAVGVAHYLLGGIATTWAFFLARIVAVG; this is encoded by the coding sequence ATGACCATCAGCCCACCAGAACGTGGGGAAAAGGCGAAGGCCATGGTCGACCGGAACCCAGTTCCGGCCACCTTCGAATTGTTCGGCAAGCCCGGCCATTTCGATCGCAGCCTTGCCAAAGGTCCCAAAACCACCACCTGGGTTTGGAACCTCCACGCCAATGCTCACGACTTCGATAGCCACACGAGTGACCTCGAAGAGGTCTCTCGCAACATCTTTTCTGCTCACTTCGGCCATTTGGCCGTCATTTTCATCTGGTTGAGCGGCGCCTTCTTCCATGGAGCCCGCTTTTCCAACTACACCGGTTGGTTGACCGATCCCCTGCACGTCAAGCCTTCGGCGCAGGTGGTCTGGCCCATTTTCGGCCAGGAAATCCTCAATGGCGATATGGGTGCCGGCTTCCACGGCATTCAGATCACCTCCGGCGTCTTCCACGTTTGGAGGGCCTGGGGCATCACCAACGAAACCCAGCTGCTCTCCCTGGCCATCGGCGCCCTGGTGATGGCTGGGCTGATGCTCAATGCCGGTGTCTTCCATTACCACAAGGCAGCTCCCAAGCTGGAATGGTTCCAGAACGTTGAGTCGATGCTCAACCACCATCTGGCTGGCCTGCTTGGTTTGGGCTCCCTCTCCTGGACAGGCCACCTCCTGCACGTGTCCCTGCCCACCAATGCGCTGATGGAAGCCATCGACGCCGGCCAGCCGCTGGTGCTCAATGGCAAAACCATCGCCACCTATGGGGACATCCCCCTGCCCCATGAATTCCTGAATCAGGATCTGATCGCCCAGATATTCCCCGGTTTCGGGGCGGGCATTTCAGCCTTTTTCTCAGGAAACTGGGCCGCTTACAGCGATTTCCTCACCTTCAAGGGTGGGCTCAATCCTGTGACCGGCAGCCTTTGGATGACCGACATCGCCCATCACCATCTGGCGATCGCGGTGCTGTTCATCGTGGCCGGTCACATGTACCGGACCAACTGGGGCATCGGCCACAGCATCAAGGAGATCCTTGAGGGCCAGAAGGGTGATCCCCTGCTGTTCCCCGCCCCCAAGGGCCACGACGGCCTCTTTGAGTTCATGACCACCAGCTGGCACGCCCAACTGGCCGTGAACCTGGCGCTGCTTGGCTCCCTGACGATCATCGTGGCGCATCACATGTATGCGATGCCCCCCTATCCCTACATCGGGATTGACTATCCCACCCAGCTGTCGATCTTCACCCATCACACCTGGATTGGCGGTTTCTTGATCGTTGGTGCCGGCGCCCACGCCGCCATCGCCATGATTCGCGATTACGACCCCGCCAAGCACGTGGACAACGTGCTCGACCGGGTGCTCAAGGCGCGCGATGCCCTGATCAGTCACCTCAACTGGGTGTGCATCTGGCTGGGCTTCCACAGCTTCGGCCTTTACATCCACAACGACACCATGCGTGCCCTGGGCCGTCCCCAGGACATGTTCAGCGACTCCGCCATTGCCCTGAAGCCCGTCTTCGCGCAGTGGGTCCAGGGGCTGCACGCCGCCGCCGCTGGCACCACCGCACCCAATGCCCTGGCAGGGGTAAGTGAGGTGTTCAATGGCGCCGTAGTTGCAGTGGGAGGCAAGGTGGCCGCCGGTCCGATTCCCCTGGGAACGGCCGATTTCATGGTCCACCACATCCATGCCTTCACGATCCACGTCACCGTGCTGATCCTGCTGAAGGGTGTGTTGTATGCGCGTAGCTCCCGCCTCGTCCCCGACAAGGCGAATCTGGGCTTCCGCTTCCCCTGCGACGGCCCTGGCCGTGGCGGCACCTGCCAGGTGTCGGCTTGGGACCATGTGTTCCTCGGCCTGTTCTGGATGTACAACTCCCTGTCGATCGTCATTTTCCACTTCTCCTGGAAGATGCAGAGCGACGTCTGGGGCACCGTCAATGCTGACGGCAGCGTCCAGCACATCACCAATGGCAACTTTGCCCAGAGCGCCATCACCATCAACGGCTGGTTGCGCGACTTCCTCTGGGCCCAGGCAGCCCAAGTGATCAACAGTTACGGCTCCAGTTCCAGTGCCTATGGCCTGATGTTCCTGGGTGCCCACTTCATCTGGGCCTTCAGCCTGATGTTCCTGTTCAGTGGCCGCGGCTATTGGCAGGAGCTGATTGAGTCCATCGTTTGGGCTCACAACAAGCTGAGGGTTGCTCCGGCGATTCAGCCGCGGGCTCTCTCGATCACCCAGGGTCGTGCTGTAGGTGTCGCCCACTATCTGTTGGGCGGTATCGCAACAACCTGGGCATTCTTCCTGGCCCGCATCGTCGCGGTCGGCTGA